A window of Myxococcota bacterium contains these coding sequences:
- a CDS encoding gamma-glutamyl-gamma-aminobutyrate hydrolase family protein yields the protein MGARRPTIGITTYGPAAPSEGDLALISLPTGYVNAVVAAGGTPVLLAASALPARELLEILDGLVVAGGGDIAPDVYGGRGHETIYMVNPARDSFELELVRAALERPPFPVLGICRGMQIMNIALGGDLTPHVPDEFGEAVAHRLPPRVPTTHPVRIERAGAFGEIFRESELPVCSWHHQAVRTLGKGLRPMAYAPDGVIEAVSLEGHPFALGVQWHPEMQAAEDPRQARVFEALVERARGR from the coding sequence ATGGGCGCGCGCCGGCCGACGATCGGAATCACGACTTACGGACCGGCGGCGCCCAGCGAGGGCGACCTGGCGCTGATCTCGCTGCCCACCGGCTACGTGAACGCGGTGGTGGCCGCGGGCGGCACGCCGGTGCTGCTCGCCGCGAGCGCGCTGCCGGCGCGCGAGCTGCTCGAGATCCTCGATGGCCTGGTCGTAGCGGGCGGCGGAGACATCGCGCCCGACGTCTACGGCGGCCGCGGGCACGAGACCATCTACATGGTGAATCCCGCGCGTGACTCGTTCGAGCTCGAGCTGGTGCGCGCCGCGCTCGAGCGCCCGCCGTTCCCGGTGCTCGGCATCTGCCGCGGCATGCAGATCATGAACATCGCCCTGGGCGGCGACCTCACGCCGCACGTGCCCGACGAGTTCGGCGAGGCCGTGGCGCACCGGCTGCCGCCGCGGGTGCCTACGACCCATCCAGTGCGCATCGAGCGCGCGGGCGCGTTCGGCGAGATCTTCCGCGAGTCGGAGCTCCCGGTGTGCTCCTGGCACCACCAGGCCGTGCGCACGCTCGGCAAGGGCCTGCGGCCCATGGCATACGCGCCCGACGGCGTGATCGAGGCCGTGTCACTCGAGGGTCACCCGTTCGCGCTCGGCGTGCAGTGGCACCCCGAGATGCAGGCCGCGGAGGACCCCCGGCAGGCCCGCGTCTTCGAGGCGCTGGTCGAGCGGGCACGAGGGCGGTGA
- the rsgA gene encoding ribosome small subunit-dependent GTPase A, with protein MTTEGTVITVLRGAVEVVEGDRLQRLRLSGANAHRELALAVGDQVTFDPAKGVLVDVLPRRTQLARLRSFGRPKPQVIAANVDRLAIVTSVASPPFRSGAVDRFLLAAHAGGLEALLVVNKLDLLGEHAEPGEDVRAYEGIVPLYAVSAARATGLDGLRAALAAGVTVFAGHSGVGKSSLLNALEPELRLETGEISAKWDRGRHTTSRAAYLRLANGAVVIDTPGVREIGTGPIDPDSLGVVYPDIALLSAGCRFRDCRHRAEPDCAVRRAVEEKRLRPARLASYHRLLEESEHR; from the coding sequence GTGACCACCGAAGGCACGGTGATCACCGTCCTGCGCGGCGCGGTCGAGGTCGTCGAGGGCGACCGCCTGCAGCGCCTGCGGCTGTCGGGCGCGAATGCCCACCGCGAGCTCGCGCTCGCGGTCGGGGATCAGGTCACGTTCGATCCCGCGAAGGGCGTGCTGGTCGACGTGCTGCCGCGCCGCACGCAGCTCGCGCGCCTGCGCTCGTTCGGCCGGCCGAAGCCGCAGGTGATCGCGGCCAACGTGGACCGGCTGGCGATCGTGACTTCGGTCGCGAGCCCGCCCTTCCGCTCGGGTGCCGTCGATCGCTTTCTGCTCGCGGCCCACGCGGGCGGGCTGGAGGCGCTGTTGGTGGTGAACAAGCTCGACCTCCTGGGCGAGCACGCCGAGCCCGGCGAGGACGTGCGCGCCTACGAAGGCATCGTGCCGCTCTACGCGGTGTCGGCCGCACGGGCCACGGGCCTCGACGGCCTGCGCGCCGCGCTGGCCGCGGGAGTCACCGTGTTCGCGGGTCACTCGGGGGTCGGAAAGAGCTCGCTCTTGAACGCGCTGGAGCCGGAGCTCCGGCTTGAGACCGGCGAGATCAGCGCCAAGTGGGACCGCGGCCGGCACACGACTTCGCGCGCCGCGTACCTGCGGCTCGCCAACGGCGCCGTGGTGATCGACACGCCCGGCGTGCGCGAGATCGGCACGGGCCCGATCGACCCCGACTCACTCGGCGTGGTGTATCCCGACATCGCGCTGCTCTCGGCGGGCTGCCGCTTCCGCGACTGCCGCCACCGCGCCGAGCCCGACTGCGCGGTGCGCCGCGCGGTCGAGGAGAAGCGGCTCCGCCCGGCGCGGCTCGCGAGCTACCACCGGCTGCTGGAGGAGTCTGAGCATCGGTAG
- a CDS encoding thermonuclease family protein gives MTQRNFRMLLVAVAALASFTFPSRAAHAQSNQTRIGPCLAVRVVDGESADLQCGRRELAVRLRNVAAPRPGQAGYSEAVRALRELLRQRAVYVVPETPGELPLDANGRALAYLVDRSGANLNVVYVLLGWATYSEDGGPSHLERSFRLAEADARNDRRALWSTWSVSAGGTDR, from the coding sequence ATGACCCAGCGAAACTTTCGGATGCTCCTGGTGGCGGTGGCTGCGCTCGCCTCCTTCACCTTCCCGTCACGCGCGGCCCACGCACAGTCGAATCAAACTCGCATCGGCCCGTGCCTGGCCGTGCGCGTGGTCGACGGCGAGTCCGCCGACCTACAGTGCGGCCGGCGCGAGCTCGCGGTGAGGCTGCGGAACGTGGCTGCGCCGCGCCCCGGCCAGGCGGGCTACTCCGAAGCCGTGCGCGCGCTCCGCGAGCTGCTGCGCCAGCGCGCGGTGTACGTGGTACCCGAGACACCCGGCGAGCTGCCGCTCGACGCGAACGGGCGCGCTCTGGCCTATCTGGTCGATCGCTCGGGCGCGAACCTGAACGTGGTGTACGTGCTGCTCGGCTGGGCGACCTACTCCGAGGACGGCGGCCCGAGCCACCTGGAGCGCAGCTTCCGCCTGGCCGAAGCGGATGCCCGCAACGACCGGCGCGCGCTGTGGTCGACCTGGAGTGTCTCGGCGGGCGGCACCGATCGGTGA